A stretch of DNA from Leptolyngbya subtilissima AS-A7:
CCGTCAGCACAAAGGTCCAACGCACGCCCACGGTGAACAGTAGCGTCTTAACTCGGCCTCTGACCACTACGCGTTGGTTGCCGTCGGCGTCCACTTCGGTCTCAACCTCGACCGGCACGGCGCGCATAGATACGGCTTCGGCTTCCAGATAGGTATAAATGGCCTCGGCCCCTACAATCGGTTCCTCGAAGGGAGCTAGCAGGACGCCATCGGCGGCAAACAGCGCTGCTACAGCACGGTAGTCTTCAGCGTTAAAGCCGGTAAAGTAACTGTCGACGGCAGAGGACACCGTCCCTGGGTTTAAGGGTGCTTCAGCAGTGCGAGTGGCCATGGTCATCCTCCGCGATGAATGGTTTTACGATACGGGGCTAAACCGGGTTAAAGCGTCTATCTCTTGACAGAGCAAATAGAAATTGGGTGCTCTGAGGGGGCGCTGCGATCGCTCGAACGCTGTTTTGGAAAAAGGAATTGGCTAATACATTGGCTCAGGGGTGCTCGCTTCCTCTGAAACGCGATCGCTCGTAAACGGACGTTCTAGGAGAAAATAGGGGGGCTAATTCGCCATCTGTCCTTTACCCCCGAAACTAAGCCGTGACCCAAGCCATGACCGCTGCCACCGTTCAAGATTGGTCAGCTTTCTTGCAGCGCCTCATTCTAGGAGAATCGCTCAGCCAGGAGCAGGCCGAAACCCTGATGCGCGGCTGGCTCAGCGAAGAGATTCCCGAGGTGGTGTCGGGCGGGCTATTGGCGGTACTCCAGGCCAAAGGCGTCTCCGCCGATGAGCTGGCGGGCATGGCGCGGGTGCTTCAGGGGCAGTCCCTCGGCGGCGAAGGCAAAATTCACCATCTCACCCCCTGCATCGACACCTGCGGTACCGGAGGCGACGGGGCCCACACCTTTAATATTTCTACCTGCGTAGCGTTCGTTGCGGCGGCGGCGGGCATTCGGGTAGCGAAGCACGGCAACCGCTCCGCCTCCAGCAAGGTGGGGTCTGCCGATGTGCTCGAAGCCCTCGGCGTTAACCTAGGAGCCGATCCCGAGCGAGTTAAAGCGGCATTGGATGAGGTGGGCGTCACCTTTCTGTTCGCCCGAGGCTGGCACCCAGCAATGAAAGCGGTGGCTCCTCTGCGCAGCGCCCTCAAGGTACGCACGGTGTTTAACCTGCTGGGGCCATTGGTAAATCCGTTGCAGCCCACTGGTCAGGTAATTGGCGTTTATGACGTGGCCGTAGTGCCTGCCATGGCCGAGGCGCTCAACCAGCTGGGCATTCCCCAAGCGATCGTGCTCCACGGCCGCGAGCGGTTGGATGAAGCCGGTTTGGGCGACAAAACCGATATTTCGGTAGTGGAGAACGGCCAGGTCACGAGCGCTGCGATCGATCCCCAGGCTCTGGGCTTAGCGGCTGCGCCCCTCAGCGCTCTGCGCGGCGGTGAGGTTGAAGAGAATACCGCCATTCTGACCGCCGTGCTTCAAGGCAAAGGCACCCAAGCCCAGCAGGATGTGGTGGCCCTAAACGCGGCCCTGGCGCTGAAAGTGGGCGAAAAGGTAAAAGGTGAATCTTTGGAAGATTCCCTTGCCGAGGGCATCAGCCTGGCCCAAGACATTCTCGCCAGCGGAGCTGCCTGGGATAAGCTGCAAGCCCTAGTGACGTTCTTGGCTTGAGAGTTCTGATGCTTTGACTCCGCTTAGTTAACGGAAACTCAGCCGTCCGGGAATTGCCAGCAGGGGATGTGCTCGACCCGACGGCTGCCGCAGGCGCAGGCAATATTTTCGTCGTCCGAAACCATCCAGGTAGCGTCG
This window harbors:
- a CDS encoding nuclear transport factor 2 family protein; this translates as MATRTAEAPLNPGTVSSAVDSYFTGFNAEDYRAVAALFAADGVLLAPFEEPIVGAEAIYTYLEAEAVSMRAVPVEVETEVDADGNQRVVVRGRVKTLLFTVGVRWTFVLTAADTIQSAEIKLMASLQELMQLDRG
- the trpD gene encoding anthranilate phosphoribosyltransferase, whose protein sequence is MTQAMTAATVQDWSAFLQRLILGESLSQEQAETLMRGWLSEEIPEVVSGGLLAVLQAKGVSADELAGMARVLQGQSLGGEGKIHHLTPCIDTCGTGGDGAHTFNISTCVAFVAAAAGIRVAKHGNRSASSKVGSADVLEALGVNLGADPERVKAALDEVGVTFLFARGWHPAMKAVAPLRSALKVRTVFNLLGPLVNPLQPTGQVIGVYDVAVVPAMAEALNQLGIPQAIVLHGRERLDEAGLGDKTDISVVENGQVTSAAIDPQALGLAAAPLSALRGGEVEENTAILTAVLQGKGTQAQQDVVALNAALALKVGEKVKGESLEDSLAEGISLAQDILASGAAWDKLQALVTFLA